The DNA sequence ACAAGTTATTTGCAAATATGTTTCTAAGGCAATACTCTTCATATATGGCAGCCTtggaaaaatgttattattattattattttaaaatgctgtaaaTTATTACAGGGATCAAATAACCTCAAAAAGTCCTGGTTCATTAACTGGCTAGGACTGTAGTTTTGTACTATCCAAAAATGCTTGTAGACTTGAGATATTATTTTGACCTTATGCTGAGTGATTTCATGTAGGATTCATTGTATTCTTGAGGGCCACAAGTAGTAATCACCActgctaacatcacaacaacatcattttctgaaataaaacatcaacattcAGGGGAAAAAACAGGGGGAGAATAGTTCACACAGAAAATGGCATATATTTAATTAGTGTGTCATCTGATCACAAGACAAGATGTGTCAAGATCTGGAAGGTTTGCTCATCTCTGCTTAACAATTTCTTGAGAGAATTCCTGTAGATACTATCAATATATTTATAGCGTTtcaataaaagcattaaaaatgtattcgtgtgcatttttatgcatttatctCTGTGAATGAGTCATTAGTATATTTGACTGTTTGGGCTACCTGTACAAACAGCTGGATTAGTGAGAATTTGTTACTTATTCATTTCTGCTTATCTTAGTGTGTTATTTAATTAGTTAattttttgtgttcttttttattgtagAATCGCTGGTTGATGGAGTTTGTGCGGCGGAGTGGTGACTACTGCCACGCCCAACACATTTAGACCCCATCTGGGATGAAGCTGCACCATGCAGTCTTGGGACCCTAAACCCTGAATGACCATTCCCTCTCAACCTCTGACCTATCCAGCTAATGGGGTAACAAGTGGAGCTTCGACACTGGAAGCTAAActggagagagaaataaagagagagctACTCGGACAGACAGAGAAGGACTAAAGCAGTGACAATCagagataaaaaacaaagacactgaTACAGAGAGCTGGGACACTGTTGCCTCTTGGACTATACGATACAGTCGACCGATGGGATAAGAGAGTATTCGAGACAACAGGAGCTCAGAAAATATCTTGAACTGCTACAGACAGTCTCGTAACAGGAAGTTacacaacaaacaggaagtcgaGAATCACCTTGACACCTGATAAAAGTTGAAGAAACAGCAGCTAACTGCTTCAGCTGAAGCTTAAGGTGAGTGGGTCACCAGATCCTGATTAAATAAAGGGATGCACTAAAGATTGTAACTCCTGCACTTTACTGACATAGTCTCTCATTCAACATATGACATGGTGAAAACATAGGTTTTCTGCGATAGCCTATAAATAATTTTAATACTTAAGTCAGTGTTGGCTGAAATAAACCTTCCACTTTGCCTACTAAGGACAGCTTTCTACTGCCCCAGACTTGTGGAGAAATATAGATGActgacaaattaaagaaaaaccAACACATTTTAGTAGTACGGTGTTGTGCCTCAATGAGCCTCCAGAATAGCTTCAGTTCTCCTTGACATAGATTGTGTGAACTCTTGGGTGGTGGTAGAGATCTCTGTCTAACACACTGGTCCAAAGTCTTCCATCAGTCTTCAACAAGGTAGATATCTGGTGACTGCAAACAGTCTAGCATATGATCTACATTATGCTCATACTCATCAAAGCATCCAAAGCATCCAGAGACCCTTTGTCTCCTGTATTAAAGCATCTGCATTTTATCGAATGTACTGCACACTGTGATATGAATCAGCTGTATTAGCTATGGCAAGCCCCTTTATGCCCAATGTCTTTACTGGCTCAGTTCATTCACATTTAGTTGCATTCCTCGTTTGCATGTGATATCGCCCAAATAGCACTATCAGTACTTTTACTAAAATAGTGGCTGTAGGCACCTCGGGGTATGTGAGTCCTTGATTTAAGattactgaaattaaaattcCATCCTTAAATACAATCACATCCCTGTTATCTTTAAATGTGAGCAAGAGCAATGCCAGACAACAAGAGGCACTGCTCCACTGACAGTAAACTGACTACTCACtttatcatgtttgtttttgttttacatccagtatactacatactaacaCTGCAAGAAATAACAGCTGAATTAATTTCTCTTCAAGGCCATGTACACAGATGTTTTCACTCTGGTTGATTATACCAGGTTGGCATTGGATGGAGCTGTACTGCAAATCACATGAGGTCCATGCATCAATAAGAATGATAAAGAAGTGAGATGTCAATCAAGTGTAGTTTGTACCCACCCACACAGCTAGACAAAGTCTAATCAAGCAAgcaaataagtgaaaacacctgggTGGGCATACTGTGGGAGTGTGAGGCCTTTAACTGCTGTATTGCATTGTTTTTCAGCACTGCTGTCCCCGTATTAAGCTTTTTCTCTGTATTATGTGAGACTCACATGCAAGGACAATAACATGTGAACTTGTCACAATTTGTCTATTGATCTTTTAAGACTGTACAAGGTTTTGTTGTCACATCTGAAAACAGATTATAAAGTTGCAGTAATGCACCCTAGAAGAATCAGGCTTGTTATGTTTGCACAGGTTGTGCAGGAAGGGCACCAAAGATCCAGGAGATGATGGTGAATATTTATGGGCAAAGATGATTGCATGTATTGAAGGCTGATGCCAGAATACTCTGACTTATTTCACAATTTAAGATGATTTAAATTGGAACACTTTTTTCCATGTAGTTTAAGTTCCTGAAGCCCATGTGGGGATTATCTTTAACTTCTTATTTCATATTGTATAAACATGTCTCAGGACCTTTTAAAAAGGTTCAGTAAATACAGCTCAAttattttgaaaacatgttcatatatatatatagagagagtatattTCTCCTTGACAGCTTATGACTAACAAGTAACTGGTAACACTCAAAGGTCAGAGGACGCCCTTGGATTTCAAAGGTTACACTGGCCGCCATGAATCGTCCAGCTCCAGTGGAACTGTGCCACAAAAACATGAGATTCCTCATCACACACAACCCAACAGATAGCACACTCGGCGCCTTCATAGAGGTAAGAAATGCTTCATTACACTGCAGCTCTTGCAGTGAAAATATAGAATAAGAAAATATGTCAATGTACATTAACACATACttcatgtatatactgtatgtattgttTCTCCTTATTAATGAcattaaactaaaataacaaCTTTAACTAATTAAATTGTGTCTTGGCTTTGTTGTAATCTGCCACTCTGGTCCCTTCCAGGACCTGAAGCGATTTGGTGCCACCATAGTGGTCCGAGTCTGTGACATCACCTATGACAAAACACCATTGGAAAAAGATGGCATTACTGTGGTGGTGaggagacaacacacacacacacacacacacacacacacacacacacatacatacacacatagtacatTTCAGCTTCCTGTGACAAAGTGCCAGAAGTAGTCACTGTCCTGCTTCTCTCTCAGGATTGGCCGTTTGATGATGGAGCCCCACCCCCCAGTAAGCTGGTTGATGATTGGTTGGGTCTGCTAAAGAAGAAGTTTCAGGAGGATCCAGGATCCTGTGTGGCTGTTCACTGTGTAGCTGGACTCGGAAGGTTAGAGATCACACAACAATATTTTACCCCCCTTGCCCTAATGTAATTAACTTATATTATAAACACAGCTCCTTTCCTAATGACTGGAAATGTGCCATTCtcacacatatttttaaatctggAGATTGCCCTGATgccattaactacagaccaataAGTATACTGGCAGTACTGAAGTGCTCCTGAGAAAGTTGTCATTGAATAACTGACAACTGATCTTAATACAAGCAATTTTGTTCTACATTGTATGCAATTTGACTTTCGAGCAAATCATTCCACTGAAACTGCTGCCttgcacttacagtaatagAGCACATTAAATAAAGGCTTGGTAAATGAGAAGTACTTGGTATTGTATTTTTAGGCCTGCATAAAACATTTGGCACAGTCACTCGCAATGTTTTATCAAAACTATCTAAACTTAATTTCTCATTCAGAGCACTGGAATGAATGTCTTCATGTTTATCTAGTAGGATACAGTGTGATAAACATGAAGTGTGCAATGAATGTTTCACAAGTGTCAGTGTTGGGTCCCCTTTTTATTAATGATCTTCCTCAATTGTGTTATAATGTAGAACTGCGAATGTATGCAGATAACACTGTTGTGTACATACATGCATAGCtgagttgtgtgtttgtgtgtgcatacaggGCTCCTGTGCTGGTTGCTCTGGCTCTGATAGAGAGCGGGATGAAGTATGAGGATGCTATTCAACTCATCAGACAGTAAGTACATTTACATCCTGTATATGAATTCTCTTGCAGAGGTAACACAATATAACGGACTGTTTCTGCTTTATGAATACGCATAATAAAGCATATACAATGAAACTTTTTCGTAATGCACTAAAAAATACCATTATTCACAGCTAGGACAACTGAAAAAGCACATTCATATCTTTGTAACCTTATACTGTATACAAAGAAACCCTTATGTACTAGTATGTTCATAACATGGTttaagaatatatatttttacaccaaaaacacaACTTCATTTTTGCCTTTTCGTTCTGTATTCCTTCACAACTGTAATTatacaaaatgtaattaataaacATGCCTTATTGATTTCCCATTTTCCTATACCATTTAAACAAGAGGATATctagagaaagaaattaaatggaaagggatttatttaaattttaaattggATTATACAGTAAGTGATGGGATGTACAGAAGATGTCAGTGCACATAGGGGCACTGAGAACAGCATTTTGAAGTGTAACACCACTGTCTTCCACTATACAatatctgtatgtgtttttCAGGAAGCGCCGTGGAGCTATCAACAGTAAACAGCTGACCTACCTGGAGAAATATCGATCCAAGCAGAGACTCCGATTTAaagactctcacacacacaaaaacaagtgtTGCACAATGtgaacacacacgcatgcacacacacacacacacacacacacacatttccgcACACTCAGACATTTCGTACACCTTGACAAAAAGCTCTCAGGAATTCAACCATACAAGCCTTGTGTCACtgtcacatacatacatacatacacacatacacacacacaataacatacGGGCTTCAACAGCCTGgacatttttgaatgtttttaagccGTTTCATTAGAAGCCATCTCTGTTCCCTGGTTTGTAATAATTTCTTGTCTTTTAAAGAGCATTATATCAGCATGTTTACTTCAGTAGGTAGTTTACTAAGGAGAGAGGTAGAAAAGATGGGTGAGGAAgagaaaatcataaaaaaatacattttcaatttgaATATTCAAGCTTTATTACGTAGTTTAATAAGAGACAGGAAGTCAAGTAAGGGAAGACAAGGTATTCTTGTTAATTTATGGTGCAAGTATGTGCCCACAGAATTACCAGAGTGTCTGAACAGATTTGGtgttgaatgttttttaaaaaggccaaTACTGTACTGATGTATTGGTCTTCTTTAAATTTCAGATCATACCTGATATTTTgagaaaattacacatttatttttttatcgtGTTAGTACAGATATTGTGCACATATTCAGTAAAAATTACATGCAGTATTAatggtttctttgtttttggcacaaaaacataatttagaCTTATGTCAGAGctcattttcctcttttctgctATTCATCTTTGTTCTGCATGAACGTCAACTCTCACAATTCAAGAAGCCTTCACTTTGGTTTTCACACTTactattttgttatttgtttacatATCAGTGTGCAATTGATTATGCTCTGTTTACTGACATCCACTGAAAGAAATGTCTTTGTTAGCAGCAGCTGATTCAAACCAGGATTAAGTAAATGTATAATAGGaaaaaattataatttgagagtaatcatacattacatacattaaaAACTGACAGAGGTGTAAACTACATGTAAATAATATTAAACGGGGAATGTAAATTAGCTATTCACCCTTATAAGGTTGGCAGGGTAAACCACTCCTACAGTTCATGAGTTACAAAAATGTGCaaagattttatatttttattatttcagggATTACAATTGTCTTTAAAAATTTCCATTATATCAGCAGTTGAAGGCACCCACTAGCACTGAAATTGACAGTTTCTCAGTATTAATCCTTTATTGACCTGGTATATGGATATTGTTCTTAGTATAAATATTGGATTGAATTACTATTGCTGTAGACCACCACAACTTTTAGACTTGGTTACAGTCTcttatatatattcttttgCAACTGAGTTTACTTACTATATAATGCATGTATACAACTGCAGAGCTCATTACCCTTCAAACTGTTTCAGCTGATGATAGAGCATGCACTTTTTATGTATTATAGGTTGCTTATGATTGtctcctttgttgtttttccccaTCACGTGtagtaaaatatgaattaaataattCAACCTGAACTGATGTCCACAAAGTTTTGTGGGAAAGAGATGAAAGCAGAGGAAGTCAAATCAGcgttaaagaaaataaaaactccCCAGGCAAGAtttagaaagaaagggaaaggggaGTGTAATACAAACTACATAAACTGGCTACAGTTTTGACTACttattcatatgtgtgtgtgtgtgtgtgcgcgtttgtttgaattatgtgtgtgtgtgtgtgtgtgtgtgtttggtagcCTAAACTATTGTTGATCACTGGGACTGGCTGACACTTTTCTAATGAAAAAATCCTGTAAATGTCTATGTCTGTAAATTTCTTGCATTGTTTAATAAAAGATTTTGTCATTGTTcctatattttaatattgttcaTGTCAGTTTTACAATTCCAATGTGGATCTTTATGTAGCCGCTTGATAAAGTTAAATTCTTCTGAAAGTGATAAAACATACAATGTTAGACAAAATCACAAACTGTCCCAAAAGAGACTCCATGCCGTCCGCAAACTCCGTGCCCTCTCTGTTGCCCCCCACCTTCTGTCACTACTGTACACCAGCATCATTCAACCCATCCTCCTGTACTGTTAACTCTGTTTCTATAACATGCTGTCCACCactaacagaaacaaactgacaaaaataacaTACACCACATCCTAGATCATTAACCATCCCACACCCAACCTCACCGAGCTCAAGCACAGAGCAGTCATACGCCTCACACAAACAATAACTAACGACCTGGATCACCCCCTGGATCACCCTCTCTACCCTCACTTCACACTGCTGCCGTCTGGTCGCAGATACAGGACTCTGAGATGGAGACGGGCACGCTTCAGCAAGAGCTTGGTCCCGTCTACCATCTCAGCACTCAATAACCTCCCCCAATAACCCCATATGGACCCAGCCCTCCTGAGTGTGATATATGTCGGTTGTTCAATgtctggtggtgtgtgtgtatttatatgttgttcatGTTTAGTggtgtttgtacagtgtgtgtgtattcatatgtttctcaatgtttggtggtgtttgcacagtgtgtgtgtgtgtatgtatattgttcaatgtttggtggtgtttcTGACAGATTGTGAAGACGAATTTCCCCAtgggacaataaaggctatctatctatctatcaaataTAACAGCCAAAACCACAGAATTGGTTAAAACCATTCCCTGAGAAAGAATGCCCAATAAAATTAATTTGGAAATAACAAATTcaatgtttttccttccttaactaCTGTAGCTCCATGCTGAAAACTACTGCTGTCACAAGAACTGGAGTTTAGTTTGAGTATTTTCAGATTCTGAGTGTGATCAATAAAAATACTGTTGCATTTTATTAActttcaaacattcaaacagaGAGCATCAATGGGCCTCAGCGTTTGATTATTGACCTATGATCTAAGGTAAAAGTTCACACACTGACCTGTGTTTTGCTGAATTGAttgtaaaacaaaattaatagTATGTAATTTGTATTTATCTGGTTCTTTCTTCAAATCAAGAAATCAATTAGCTTGTATCAAATCAAGATAATCATCTTGCTTTTTACAATACTTTTAATACTAATCTCCTTGCACTGCTCTTAAGTAGTAAGACTGGGATAACTCAGCCTAAGGTCGCCACCCACAGGCTTTTGTGTAGTTTCCCTCATAGTGTAGTTATACACTCAGTTTATCTGTAAAACCGACTTCGAAAACATTTGGGTTTTGCCAGAATTTGATTTGTATTGCTCATAAACATTTGTCTCACTTTTTGTTCCAATACCTTTTTAATGACACTGGAGTCTAGTTTTAATTTACTGAATCCATAATCTGTGACATGAAACAGTAtcctatttttattataatgctTTGCCAGGGCTTTTTTCAAATCTGCCATCATCAACCATTTTGTTTTGGTCACCAGTATTATAATGCATTGTTAAGATGCTATGATTATCAATGATTTAAAATGGAGATGCAACTCTTTCCTATTGATGAAATGATTTTCCCACCACACAAATGTAAATTTAGTAAGAAAAACTCACAGGCATAGAAAAAATGTTTGGATTAGTATGCTTGAGAAAGCTTAAGGCACTGTTTAACTTTTGCGTTATGTAGCTACATTCATATAATATATGGTGCATTTTTCATATGacctgtgtatttttttcatcatagactttaaaatgtttgacaGTACTTGTTTCATTCTATGACACAGTGTGTCGACCtaagaagttaaaaatgaatggatgaatgaatgactaaataaataaataagtaaataaataaataaataaatgaataaaacgtTAGTGGAAGAAATGCTGgccaaaatgtgtttctgtgggCAAAACTACTGGGCACGCTGTAGTTCACCGTTCAGCTGCAGTACCATCCTCCCGCCACATGCAGCGCTGTCTGCTGCAGCACCGCCAAGTCCTGTCCACATCCGCTACTCGGGAGGACTTGTGTCGCAGATTCGTCAGAAAATTATATGTACGTAAAGTAAAAATTAGGCTCAAAATCTTATTTCAGTCATTATATTCAGTTGTGTGATGCCTCAAGTCTATCGATAAATGAGTATATGTTGCTGTCCAGACGCTGGAGAAAATGGACGGACAGAAAGGAGGTAAGAATTTGAGCTAGCTTCAACTCGAATATGTTTCTCGGGTCTTCACGTTAGCTTGGGccaaatcaaaataaacaaacgCGTTTAGTTTAAAACTTCTTTCTAAATGTGTTTCTGATGGGATTTACAGTCTTTTAATTGGTGTTCACGCTTATATGAAGACTTTTCACATGCAGTAAATGTGTCTACACAGCTTAACGTGACAGAGTTTAAAAGCTTTGAGGTTGCATTAAGTTGTGTGGTAAAATAAAGACCTAATTTAAAGAAGTAAATATTACACCAATTAGTACTCAGAAGATGTGCTAACTCATATTTTCACATTAGTCTGATCTTAGTATTAGCTGCGAAGCGGTGGGATTTCTGTCACTGTTTGAGCAGCTGTCTGATGTTATAAATTAGCATAATTCAAACAACCTGTTTCCATCCTCCTGTAAAAAAAGAGATGGTATTCAATATCTAATTCTGTTGTGCTGTTAAATGTCTGCCCATGTCATCCATCAAGGGCATAGGTGCGACAAGACTGTTGAATAATAGTGttattttcaaacatttaatttcagttaaaacATCCTGATTCATAAAAGGTGCACTGTAAAACCATAGAGGCCAAATCACAAAGTGAAACTGAACAATTTAAAgaatcttttttaaatatgccaTCCTCCATCAGCTATCTCTGAGCAGGACGTGccatttttcttaattttgtaCCTTCAATTCCTGTTtcatatacaaaataaaaaacaaaatagaaagaaaggaaaaatgtatttcttaaatTTCAAAATGTACTATAGATTAAGATTATACTGTTGTGACACAAATTGAAGCAGTTTTTATTCAGTTGTCTGCTTGGCTTAAATTTAACAGATCCTATCATGCCAAAGAAAGATTAGTTTCCATGAGATGTTGGAGGTTTCTGGAATATCAGGATGAAGAAATGCCTCCAAATAACAATTTTCTCCACTGTTTTTGAAGCAGGAAAATTACATTAATCTGTCACTTACAATTCCTATTTTTGTTTCTATCTCTTGCCACCTTTTTTCTCGGCCTCTCCAGCTggctctgtgtttatgtgtcggCTGTGCAACCTCTTCTCTCCCAGTCGCCCTCTGCTGTTGACCCATTGCTCACAACTGCACCCACAACAGGAGcctcctgatgacatcatcattgcaCTACAGCCCCTTTTAGCAGAGCCTGCGGGTAACCTGTCAGGTAAGTGTACTCTTTTGCCTGGATTTTGATGAAGGATGATTTATAGGCattctttactttattttattaacttatttttttattgtattcattttggaaaatgttaGTTTATCTAACTAATAGTGTTTTCCCCTGTTATCAGCTTTATTGgttttctttaacttttttttaacttcaattTTATTTcactctattattattattattattattatagttcttCAATCTATGTTTATCTTATaacaatttcatatatttttatttctaggGTGCATCAGTCTCACATTGTACTGTTTACTTACATTTGATTGCACTAACCTGTATGGTACAAATACAATTTGACTGATTCTTAAACAGCAtgaacaaaacatattttataacatAGTAACAAATCCCTATAATCACAAAGGCAGGGATACATTGGACTTGTACTTAATTATAGGTCCAATGGTGAGCAAAGAATAAAGATGTGAACATTGAATAAAGACTTAAAAAGATTGTAACAGATGATCAATGCTATGGCTCTGTCACATGGCCTCTGGTTGACATTGAATTTTACCAGATCATTGGACTACACTTAACTGTAGTGTAATTTGGCTACAATTCTTGTTCAGGGGATATGTTGgtaaaaataacaatgaaacaaacCCAACTTTATCCAGCTCTCTGTTTTGCTGTCTTGTTGGCTTTTAGAGAGCCCAGTGAAGCGAAAGCGAGGTAGACCAAAAGGCTCCACAAAGAAGCGCGCAGATTGGACAGAGGGCAAGGCTGACTCCACCCATTCTACAGAGGATAAAGTtcgaagagaagaagagaggaataagGAGGAGGCAGACCGACAAGGTAAATCACTGGAGGGTGGTAGTGTTTCTTGTTTTCCATAATACTTATGTTTACATAGAGAAGACAGGATAAGCATCCTCTGCATTTTTGTTAGAGGAAATATgagtcaataaatgtatttttctggaGTGTTGCTGTTTTTCAAGCAAAGTTGTAATGTTTTTAGTAATTTGACAAAACATGACACACCGATGCTTTGACCCTTTCCACTGCTAGGTGAAAATGATAATGGGATATCGGGGTTGGAATGTAGAGACTGTCATCGCTTGTTCAGGAACAGACGACAGATCCTCAAACACATCTGtctgagagaagaggaggaggaagaagaagagaatggTAAGGAGTGAGAAGGAGAAGACAGTAATGGAAAAGAAGCACCAAGAATAGAAACCCACATTTGGGGTGGTCTGAGGGGGGATGTTACTATAATTACAGGTTCATCACTGTTTTATTACTGTCTGAACTATAGATATTGTAGAGGAATGTCACTTACATCCATATATTTTACTTGGCAATTCAGATGATTCTGATCATTAGACATCATTTTCAGGGAGCATCTGTGGTGGAACAATGGTTGAAGATTCTGAAAATTTGGACCCTGGGGGAGCTGATCAAAATCAAATGCAGCAAAACCCAGCAGGACCAGGACTTGTGAGAGAAAAAGGTTAGTTTAAGATAAGGACATGGTTTCTTCACATTGATGTGAAGTGAAGTGGGACACACCCCCACTGGCTGCTCTAAAATCAACACTACATGTGATCTGTGATGAACTGTGAAAGACTGTGATGGACATATGTTTGATGTCTACAGTACTCAGTGTTACTTGCAGCCCTGTTTTTGTTTAGTAGGGTTAAGTTTACTTTTATATCTGCAGTCTGACCCtttcctgttctctctctgctagGTGGGGGCAATGGACAGAGAACCAATAAGAGAAGTCGGATGCTTTCTGAGGACCGAAGCCGCATCTCCAAAGAAGGAGGCCTTACCACAGGGAACAAAAAGTCTGTCATCAGTGTTGTTCTAAAGGAAGATGAAACAATCCCAGGTCAGTGTGAAGTGTGCTTTGTTTTGAGCTAGTCTTTACATGTTGCCTAACAAAATAAGTTTTATATGTGTTAACTTTAATTCAACAGGTGTTTCTAAAATGGTTCCAGTGGAGGACATT is a window from the Scomber japonicus isolate fScoJap1 chromosome 10, fScoJap1.pri, whole genome shotgun sequence genome containing:
- the LOC128365780 gene encoding protein tyrosine phosphatase type IVA 3, which codes for MNRPAPVELCHKNMRFLITHNPTDSTLGAFIEDLKRFGATIVVRVCDITYDKTPLEKDGITVVDWPFDDGAPPPSKLVDDWLGLLKKKFQEDPGSCVAVHCVAGLGRAPVLVALALIESGMKYEDAIQLIRQKRRGAINSKQLTYLEKYRSKQRLRFKDSHTHKNKCCTM